From the genome of Spinacia oleracea cultivar Varoflay chromosome 2, BTI_SOV_V1, whole genome shotgun sequence, one region includes:
- the LOC130467270 gene encoding uncharacterized protein, protein MTFTADDCLGTQYKHDDPLVIEMDLNNHNVHKVLLVDRGSAVNIIFRNCFEQLILEEGEESLTKVSYPLIGFKGSATIPRGKITLPVTIGQGLAARNVREEFLVMDCDSVYNVIMGRTMIHKIQAIPSTYHQMMMYVSDASFAERRTGDQEVARSTCHTAIRKPKLGDSPEDEDEKSFPPREENEAKRRKAEPSSLVKPAEVDARPETLSPEPDQEMEDIPLEDDSDRTADMPGIDSEMICHKLC, encoded by the exons ATGACTTTTACTGCTGATGATTGCCTCGGAACCCAGTACAAACACGATGACCCGTTGGTGATCgaaatggatctcaacaaccacaacgtCCACAAAGTACTGCTGGTCGATAGAGGGAGcgccgtcaacatcatcttcagaaactgttTCGAGCAGCTCATCCTCGAGGAAGGAGAGGAGTCACTGACTAAGGTCAGCTACCCACTGATCGGCTTCAAAGGATCCGCAACAATtccccgaggaaagatcacccttcCCGTCACCATTGGTCAAGGCCTAGCGGCAAGGAACGTCCGAGAGGAGTTCTTGGTGATGGATTGCGATTCGGTATATAATgtcatcatgggacgaaccatgattcacaagatacaAGCAATCCCATCCACGTACCACCAGATGATGATGTACGTCTCGGACGCAAGTTTCGCCGAACGGAGAACAGGTGACCAGGAGGTGGCAAGATCAACCTGTCACACTGCCATCCGAAAGCCGAAGCTAGGAGACAGTCCTGAAGATGAGGATGAGAAAAGTTTCCCCCCAAGAGAGGAAAATGAGGCTAAGAGGAGAAAGGCAGAGCCGAGCAGTCTGGTAAAGCCCGCGGAGGTTGATGCTCGACCAGAAACCCTTTCccccgaaccagatcaagaaatggaggacaTCCCCCTAGAGGATGACTCAGACAGAA cagccgatatgccagggatagatTCGGAGATGATCTGTCACAagctgtgttag